The proteins below come from a single Burkholderia humptydooensis genomic window:
- a CDS encoding serine hydrolase domain-containing protein produces the protein MTLSSSSALGERVDAAIDAALAERRVVGAVVLVARRGELAYRRAAGLADREAGAPMREDTLFRFASVSKPIVSAAAMRAVAAGKLDLDASITRWLPEFAPRLPDGRPARITARHLLSHTAGLGYRFLEADERGPYARAGVSDGMDRAGISLAENLRRIASVPLQYAPGTSWAYSLAIDVLGALLEAVCDKPLEDAVAELVTTPLGMVDTRFYAHDAARLAAACVDAAGVAEADVGAAGVATSGVATSGEPRRMAALEIAAPFPDTVGIRFEPARALDPHAFASGGAGMAGTAPDVLALIEALRTGGDGWLPAARIDEMARIQPGAADLPTAPGYGFGLGFSVLRDPAAARSPESVGTWRWGGAYGHAWFVDRAAGLSVVALTNTAYEGMSGRFVADVRDAVYGAVSAARERAA, from the coding sequence ATGACTCTTTCATCGTCGTCCGCGCTCGGCGAGCGCGTCGACGCGGCCATCGACGCCGCGCTTGCCGAGCGGCGTGTCGTCGGCGCGGTCGTGCTCGTCGCGCGGCGGGGCGAGCTTGCGTATCGGCGCGCGGCGGGGCTGGCCGATCGCGAGGCCGGCGCGCCGATGCGCGAAGACACGCTGTTCCGGTTCGCGTCGGTGTCGAAGCCGATCGTGTCGGCGGCGGCGATGCGCGCCGTCGCGGCGGGCAAGCTCGATCTCGACGCGAGCATCACGCGCTGGCTGCCCGAGTTCGCGCCGCGGCTGCCGGACGGCCGCCCGGCGCGCATCACGGCGCGGCATCTGCTGTCGCACACGGCGGGCCTCGGCTACCGCTTTCTCGAAGCCGACGAGCGCGGCCCGTATGCGCGCGCCGGCGTGTCGGACGGCATGGATCGCGCGGGCATCTCGCTCGCCGAGAACCTGCGCCGCATCGCGAGCGTGCCGCTGCAGTACGCGCCCGGCACATCATGGGCGTATTCGCTCGCGATCGACGTGCTCGGCGCGCTGCTTGAGGCCGTGTGCGACAAGCCGCTAGAAGACGCGGTGGCCGAGCTCGTGACGACGCCGCTCGGCATGGTCGACACGCGCTTTTACGCGCACGACGCGGCGCGGCTCGCGGCGGCGTGTGTGGACGCGGCGGGCGTCGCGGAGGCGGATGTCGGCGCGGCGGGCGTCGCCACGTCGGGCGTCGCCACGTCGGGCGAGCCGCGGCGCATGGCGGCGCTCGAGATCGCGGCGCCATTTCCCGATACGGTCGGCATCCGCTTCGAGCCCGCCCGCGCGCTCGATCCGCATGCGTTCGCATCGGGCGGCGCCGGGATGGCCGGCACGGCGCCTGATGTCCTCGCGCTGATCGAGGCGCTGCGCACCGGGGGCGACGGCTGGCTGCCCGCCGCGCGGATCGACGAGATGGCGCGCATCCAGCCGGGCGCGGCCGATCTGCCGACGGCGCCCGGCTACGGCTTCGGGCTCGGATTCTCGGTGCTGCGCGACCCGGCCGCCGCGCGATCGCCCGAATCCGTCGGCACGTGGCGCTGGGGCGGCGCGTATGGACACGCGTGGTTCGTCGACCGCGCGGCCGGCCTGAGCGTCGTCGCGCTCACCAATACCGCTTACGAGGGGATGTCGGGACGCTTCGTCGCCGACGTGCGCGACGCGGTGTACGGCGCGGTGTCCGCCGCGCGGGAGCGGGCGGCATGA
- a CDS encoding LysR family transcriptional regulator — protein sequence MESLSGFVVFVQVAETRSFVAAARALGVSASAVGKRIARLEARLNVRLFHRSTRSIALTAEGTRFLERCRRVLAEIEEAQQELSRSAHAPSGRLRVSLPALSSPVLPVLADFMAAYPDIQLDLDFTDRLVDVIDEGFDAVVRGGEPHDSRLSARRLGTFSQVVVGSPDYFARHGAPRTPADLARHACLLYRFPTTGKLERWPLRPAPGDADVELPKSMICNNVETRVCFAIRGRGLACVPDFAVRDELASGRLRTALDEYVERSQSFHVLWPSGRHASPKLRAFVDFIAGRMFA from the coding sequence ATGGAAAGCCTGAGCGGGTTCGTCGTCTTCGTGCAGGTCGCCGAGACCCGCAGCTTCGTCGCGGCCGCGCGCGCGCTCGGCGTGTCCGCATCGGCTGTCGGCAAGCGGATCGCGCGGCTCGAGGCGCGCCTGAACGTGCGCCTGTTCCATCGCAGCACGCGCAGCATCGCGTTGACCGCGGAGGGCACGCGCTTTCTCGAGCGATGCCGGCGCGTGCTCGCGGAAATCGAGGAGGCGCAGCAGGAGCTGTCGCGCAGCGCGCACGCGCCGAGCGGCCGGCTGCGCGTGAGCCTGCCCGCGCTCAGCTCGCCCGTGCTGCCCGTGCTGGCCGACTTCATGGCGGCGTACCCGGACATCCAGCTCGATCTCGATTTCACCGACCGGCTCGTCGACGTGATCGACGAAGGCTTCGACGCGGTCGTGCGCGGCGGCGAGCCGCACGATTCGCGGCTGTCGGCGCGGCGGCTCGGCACGTTCTCGCAGGTCGTCGTCGGCTCGCCCGACTATTTCGCGCGCCACGGCGCGCCGCGCACGCCCGCCGATCTCGCGCGCCATGCGTGCCTGCTCTACCGCTTCCCGACCACCGGCAAGCTCGAGCGCTGGCCGCTGCGGCCCGCGCCGGGCGACGCCGACGTCGAGCTGCCGAAATCGATGATCTGCAACAACGTCGAGACGCGCGTGTGCTTCGCGATTCGCGGCCGCGGGCTCGCGTGCGTGCCGGATTTCGCGGTGCGCGACGAGCTCGCGAGCGGCAGGCTGCGCACGGCGCTCGACGAATATGTCGAGCGCTCGCAGTCGTTCCACGTGCTGTGGCCGTCGGGGCGGCACGCTTCGCCGAAGCTGCGCGCGTTCGTCGATTTCATCGCCGGACGCATGTTCGCGTAG
- a CDS encoding haloacid dehalogenase-like hydrolase — translation MKTGRRHFVRSVASASAALAAAAWSPARAASGAPDASAPPAAPLSLTPGRWSPNNVARLRAVLAEHGASSPRYRAERRPYAVFDWDNTSIMNDCEEALLMHQIDGLHYRLTPGQFAAILRQGVPDGPFDAKLGYTTVDGKPVRMEDIAADVDADYRWLHANYRGLAGDKPLDEIRRSERFLDFRAKLYFMYDAICDTYPVEIGYKWIMYWYAGMTRDELQAMAFDSNLANLGDALRKITYESSRALPGKAGVIAATHFHGIRIHEEIRAVMDTLRSNGIDVYISTASLDDVVRVFAGHPAFGYGVPAENVIGMRLVMADGKYVNEYLPNWHFNYGPGKTVGIRRELESKKGYGPLFVFGDSDGDAWMLRDFADTAVGVIVNRMKKGEIGLDSRMAAEQIGAANARLVLQGRDENTGLMVADERSIKYGKREPKLLA, via the coding sequence ATGAAAACAGGACGTCGACACTTCGTGCGCTCGGTCGCGAGCGCCTCGGCCGCGCTCGCGGCTGCCGCATGGTCCCCGGCGCGCGCCGCATCCGGCGCGCCCGACGCATCCGCCCCGCCCGCGGCCCCGCTGTCGCTCACGCCCGGCCGCTGGTCGCCGAACAACGTCGCGCGGCTGCGCGCGGTGCTCGCCGAGCATGGCGCGTCGAGCCCGCGCTACCGCGCCGAGCGCCGCCCGTACGCAGTGTTCGACTGGGACAACACGAGCATCATGAACGACTGCGAAGAGGCGTTGCTGATGCATCAGATCGACGGGCTGCACTACCGGCTGACGCCCGGGCAGTTCGCCGCGATCCTGCGCCAGGGCGTGCCCGACGGCCCGTTCGACGCGAAGCTCGGCTATACGACCGTCGACGGCAAGCCCGTGCGGATGGAGGACATCGCGGCCGACGTCGACGCCGATTACCGGTGGCTGCACGCGAACTACCGGGGCCTCGCCGGCGACAAGCCGCTCGACGAGATCCGACGCAGCGAGCGGTTCCTGGATTTCCGCGCGAAGCTCTACTTCATGTACGACGCGATCTGCGACACGTACCCGGTCGAGATAGGCTACAAGTGGATCATGTACTGGTATGCGGGAATGACGCGCGACGAGTTGCAGGCGATGGCGTTCGACAGCAACCTCGCGAATCTCGGCGACGCGCTGCGCAAGATCACCTACGAAAGCTCGCGCGCGCTGCCGGGCAAGGCGGGCGTCATTGCCGCGACGCACTTCCATGGCATCCGCATCCACGAGGAAATCCGCGCGGTGATGGACACGCTGCGCTCGAACGGCATCGACGTGTACATCAGCACCGCGTCGCTCGACGACGTCGTGCGCGTGTTCGCGGGCCATCCGGCGTTCGGCTACGGCGTGCCCGCCGAGAACGTGATCGGCATGCGGCTCGTCATGGCGGACGGCAAGTACGTCAACGAATACCTGCCGAACTGGCACTTCAACTACGGGCCGGGCAAGACGGTCGGCATCCGCCGCGAACTGGAGTCGAAGAAGGGCTACGGGCCGCTCTTCGTATTCGGCGACAGCGACGGCGACGCGTGGATGCTGCGCGACTTCGCCGACACCGCGGTCGGCGTGATCGTCAACCGGATGAAGAAAGGCGAGATCGGTCTCGACAGCCGCATGGCGGCCGAGCAGATCGGCGCGGCGAACGCGCGTCTCGTGCTGCAGGGGCGCGACGAGAACACTGGGCTGATGGTCGCCGACGAGCGCTCGATCAAGTACGGCAAGCGCGAGCCCAAGCTGCTCGCGTGA
- a CDS encoding ABC transporter ATP-binding protein gives MASVLLRNIGKRYDDNEVLRNVNLDIADGEFVVFVGPSGCGKSTLMRMIAGLEDISDGDLLIDGAKVNDVPSAKRGIAMVFQSYALYPHMTLYDNMAFGLKLAGAKKQEIDDAVRQAARILHIDHLLDRKPKQLSGGQRQRVAIGRAITRKPKVFLFDEPLSNLDAALRVKMRLEFARLHDELRTTMIYVTHDQVEAMTLADKIVVLSAGSVQQVGAPNELYHAPANQFVAGFIGSPKMNFLAGVVESASADGVLVRFESGETQRAAVDAPALRAGERVTVGIRPEHLHVGVTGGDGVVARTMAVESLGDAAYLYAESAVAPDGLIARIPPLDTHRAGERLRVGAQPEHCHLFDANGRAFKRKPKHALAA, from the coding sequence ATGGCAAGCGTGCTCCTGCGCAATATCGGCAAGCGCTACGACGACAACGAAGTGCTGCGCAACGTGAATCTCGACATCGCCGACGGCGAGTTCGTCGTGTTCGTCGGGCCGAGCGGCTGTGGCAAATCCACGCTGATGCGGATGATCGCCGGGCTCGAGGACATCTCGGACGGCGACCTGCTGATCGACGGCGCGAAGGTCAACGACGTGCCGAGCGCGAAGCGCGGCATCGCAATGGTGTTCCAGTCGTATGCGCTCTATCCGCACATGACGCTCTACGACAACATGGCGTTCGGCCTGAAGCTCGCGGGCGCGAAGAAGCAGGAGATCGACGACGCGGTCAGGCAGGCGGCGAGGATCCTGCACATCGATCACCTGCTCGACAGGAAGCCGAAGCAACTGTCGGGCGGACAGCGGCAGCGCGTCGCGATCGGCCGCGCGATCACGAGGAAGCCGAAGGTGTTCCTGTTCGACGAGCCGCTGTCGAACCTCGACGCGGCGCTGCGCGTGAAGATGCGGCTCGAGTTCGCGCGGCTGCACGACGAGCTGAGGACGACGATGATCTACGTGACGCACGACCAGGTGGAGGCGATGACGCTCGCCGACAAGATCGTCGTGCTGTCGGCGGGCAGCGTGCAGCAGGTCGGCGCGCCGAACGAGCTGTATCACGCACCCGCGAACCAGTTCGTCGCGGGCTTCATCGGCTCGCCGAAGATGAATTTTCTCGCGGGCGTCGTCGAATCGGCGTCGGCCGACGGCGTGCTCGTGCGCTTCGAATCGGGCGAGACGCAGCGCGCCGCGGTCGACGCGCCGGCGCTGCGCGCGGGCGAGCGCGTGACGGTCGGTATCCGGCCCGAGCACCTGCACGTCGGCGTGACGGGCGGCGACGGCGTCGTCGCGCGGACGATGGCTGTCGAATCGCTCGGCGACGCCGCGTATCTGTATGCGGAATCGGCCGTCGCGCCGGACGGGCTGATCGCGCGCATTCCGCCGCTCGATACGCATCGGGCGGGCGAGCGGCTGCGCGTCGGCGCGCAGCCCGAGCACTGCCATCTGTTCGACGCCAACGGGCGCGCGTTCAAGCGCAAGCCGAAGCACGCGTTGGCGGCGTGA
- a CDS encoding HAD family hydrolase, with protein sequence MTTDANDARVLVCDCDGVLIDSETIAADVLVRELEARWPGVAARPIVMPLLGLRTERVLGCASERAGRALADSDVEAIRRSVEAAAVQAPIVDGIDAALAQIDLTIACASNSRRPYVDAALRRTGLKRFFGERLFCADGVARPKPAPDVYLAAAQTLGVAPRQCLVVEDSATGVTAASAAGMTVLGFVGGGHASPRQVDALRGIGAQRVFDDMRELPGLVSRWVETGGVEPH encoded by the coding sequence ATGACGACAGACGCGAACGACGCGCGCGTGCTCGTCTGCGATTGCGACGGCGTGCTGATCGACAGCGAGACGATCGCGGCCGACGTGCTCGTGCGCGAGCTCGAGGCGCGCTGGCCGGGCGTCGCGGCGCGGCCGATCGTGATGCCGCTCCTCGGCCTGCGCACCGAGCGCGTGCTCGGCTGCGCGAGCGAGCGCGCAGGCCGTGCGCTCGCCGATTCGGACGTCGAAGCGATTCGGCGCAGCGTTGAGGCGGCCGCGGTTCAGGCGCCGATCGTCGACGGCATCGATGCTGCGCTCGCGCAGATCGATCTGACGATCGCGTGCGCGAGCAACAGCCGCCGGCCTTACGTCGACGCCGCGCTGCGCCGCACGGGCCTCAAGCGCTTCTTCGGCGAGCGCCTGTTCTGCGCGGACGGCGTCGCGCGCCCGAAGCCCGCGCCCGATGTTTATCTGGCCGCCGCGCAAACGCTCGGTGTCGCGCCGCGGCAATGCCTCGTCGTCGAGGACAGCGCGACCGGCGTGACGGCCGCGTCGGCGGCGGGCATGACGGTGCTCGGCTTCGTCGGCGGCGGCCACGCGTCGCCGCGGCAGGTCGACGCGCTGCGCGGAATCGGCGCGCAGCGCGTGTTCGACGACATGCGCGAGCTGCCCGGCCTCGTCTCGCGATGGGTCGAGACGGGTGGGGTCGAGCCGCACTGA
- a CDS encoding carbohydrate ABC transporter permease, which produces MSDLTASTSHGAPRGAGGGLPAALGAVRRALPGVLAWLVALALFFPIFWMAITAFKTEQQAYSSALFFVPTLDSFREVFARSNYFAFAWNSVLISAGVTVICLLFAVPAAYAMAFFPGRRTQKVLLWMLSTKMMPSVGVLVPIYLMWKNAGLLDTVSGLVIVYTLINLPIAVWMTFTYFNEIPKDILEAGRIDGASTWQEIVYLLMPMALPGLASTALLLVILSWNEAFWSINLSSSNAAPLTVFIASYSSPEGLFWAKLSAASLLAVAPILVVGWLSQKQLVRGLTFGAVK; this is translated from the coding sequence ATGAGCGATCTGACCGCATCGACTTCACACGGCGCGCCGCGCGGCGCGGGCGGCGGGCTGCCCGCCGCGCTTGGCGCGGTGAGGCGCGCGCTGCCCGGCGTGCTCGCGTGGCTCGTCGCGCTCGCGCTGTTCTTCCCGATCTTCTGGATGGCGATCACCGCGTTCAAGACCGAGCAGCAGGCGTATTCGTCGGCGCTCTTCTTCGTGCCGACGCTCGACAGCTTCCGCGAGGTGTTCGCGCGCAGCAACTACTTCGCGTTCGCGTGGAACTCGGTGCTGATCTCGGCGGGCGTGACCGTGATCTGCCTGCTCTTCGCCGTGCCCGCCGCGTACGCGATGGCGTTCTTTCCGGGCAGGCGCACGCAGAAAGTGCTGCTGTGGATGCTGTCGACGAAGATGATGCCGTCCGTCGGCGTGCTCGTGCCGATCTATCTGATGTGGAAGAACGCGGGGCTGCTCGATACCGTCTCGGGGCTCGTGATCGTCTACACGCTGATCAACCTGCCGATCGCGGTGTGGATGACGTTCACGTACTTCAACGAGATTCCGAAGGACATCCTCGAGGCGGGGCGCATCGACGGCGCGTCGACGTGGCAGGAGATCGTCTATCTGCTGATGCCGATGGCGCTGCCGGGCCTCGCGTCGACCGCGCTGCTGCTCGTGATCCTGTCGTGGAACGAGGCGTTCTGGAGCATCAATCTGTCGAGCTCGAACGCCGCGCCGCTGACCGTGTTCATCGCGTCGTATTCGAGCCCGGAAGGGCTCTTCTGGGCGAAGCTGTCGGCGGCGTCGCTGCTCGCGGTCGCGCCGATCCTCGTCGTCGGCTGGCTGTCGCAGAAGCAGCTCGTGCGCGGCCTCACGTTCGGGGCGGTCAAATGA
- a CDS encoding carbohydrate ABC transporter permease has protein sequence MRHLRLPLAHSASLGDAGPVADERARGKPARWLAAPSVAVLFLWMAIPLAMTIWFSLTRYNLLNPDVKGFAGLDNYRFLATDPSFLPAIWHTLALIGSVLAITVAGGVLMAVLFDRKFYGQGVARLIAIAPFFVMPTVSALIWKNMILHPVYGLVARAMRALGMQPIDWFAQYPLTSIVMIVAWQWLPFAFLILFTAIQSLDQEQKEAARIDGAGPVAMFFYITLPHLKRAIAVVVMMETIFLLSIFAEIYTTTGGGPGDATTNLSYLIYALGLQQFDVGLASAGGILAVVLANVVSFFLVRMLARNLKGEYEA, from the coding sequence ATGCGTCACTTACGTCTTCCTCTCGCTCACTCGGCGTCGCTCGGCGACGCGGGGCCCGTTGCCGACGAGCGCGCGCGCGGCAAGCCGGCGCGCTGGCTCGCCGCGCCGTCCGTCGCCGTGCTGTTCCTGTGGATGGCGATTCCGCTTGCGATGACGATCTGGTTCTCGCTCACGCGCTACAACTTGCTGAATCCCGACGTCAAGGGTTTCGCGGGCCTCGACAACTACCGCTTCCTCGCGACCGATCCGTCGTTTTTGCCCGCGATCTGGCATACGCTCGCGCTGATCGGCTCGGTGCTCGCGATCACGGTCGCGGGCGGCGTGCTGATGGCCGTGCTGTTCGACCGCAAGTTCTACGGGCAGGGCGTCGCGCGCCTCATCGCGATCGCGCCGTTCTTCGTGATGCCGACGGTGTCGGCGCTCATCTGGAAGAACATGATCCTGCATCCGGTGTACGGGCTCGTCGCGCGCGCGATGCGCGCGCTCGGCATGCAGCCGATCGACTGGTTCGCGCAGTATCCGCTCACGTCGATCGTGATGATCGTCGCATGGCAGTGGCTGCCGTTCGCGTTCCTGATTCTTTTCACCGCGATCCAGTCGCTCGACCAGGAGCAGAAGGAGGCCGCGCGGATCGACGGCGCGGGCCCCGTCGCGATGTTCTTCTACATCACGCTGCCGCACCTGAAGCGCGCGATCGCGGTCGTCGTGATGATGGAGACGATCTTCCTGCTGTCGATCTTCGCGGAAATCTATACGACCACGGGCGGCGGCCCGGGCGACGCGACGACGAACCTGTCGTACCTGATCTATGCGCTCGGGCTGCAGCAGTTCGACGTCGGGCTCGCGTCGGCGGGCGGCATTCTCGCCGTCGTGCTCGCGAACGTCGTGTCGTTCTTCCTCGTGAGAATGCTCGCGCGGAATCTGAAAGGGGAGTACGAAGCATGA
- a CDS encoding ABC transporter substrate-binding protein, translating into MQRKTLIAAAARVAALVALASPALAAQAATLTIATLNNPDMIELKKLSSAFERANPDIRLNWVILEENVLRQRATTDITTGSGQFDVMAIGTYEAPQWGKRGWLAPMTNLSADYDLNDVIKTARDSLSYNGQLYALPFYVESSMTFYRKDLFAAKGLKMPEQPTYDQIAEFADKLTDRANGTYGICLRGKAGWGENMAYVSTVVNTFGGRWFDENWNAQLTSPEWKKAINFYVNLLKKNGPPGASSNGFNENLTLTASGKCAMWIDATVAAGMLYNKQQSQVADRIGFAAAPVAVTPKGSHWLWAWALAIPKTSKQQDAAKKFVTWATSKQYVEMVGKDEGWASVPPGTRQSTYQRAEYKAAAPFSDFVLKAIQTADPTDPSLKKVPYTGVQYVGIPEFQSFGTVVGQAIAGAVAGQMSVDQALAAGQAAADRAVRQAGYRK; encoded by the coding sequence ATGCAACGAAAGACGCTCATCGCCGCCGCCGCACGCGTTGCCGCGCTCGTCGCGCTCGCGTCGCCGGCGCTCGCCGCGCAGGCGGCGACGCTGACGATCGCGACGCTCAACAACCCGGACATGATCGAGCTGAAGAAGCTGTCGTCCGCGTTCGAGAGGGCGAACCCGGACATCCGGCTCAACTGGGTGATCCTCGAGGAGAACGTGCTGCGCCAGCGCGCGACGACCGACATCACGACGGGCAGCGGCCAGTTCGACGTGATGGCGATCGGCACGTACGAGGCGCCGCAGTGGGGCAAGCGCGGCTGGCTCGCGCCGATGACGAACCTCTCCGCCGATTACGACCTGAACGACGTGATCAAGACGGCGCGGGATTCGCTGTCGTACAACGGCCAGCTTTACGCGCTGCCGTTCTACGTCGAGAGCTCGATGACGTTTTACCGGAAAGATCTGTTCGCGGCGAAGGGCCTGAAGATGCCCGAGCAGCCGACCTACGACCAGATCGCCGAATTCGCCGACAAGCTGACCGACCGCGCGAACGGCACCTACGGGATCTGCCTGCGCGGCAAGGCGGGCTGGGGCGAGAACATGGCGTACGTGTCGACGGTCGTCAACACGTTCGGCGGCCGCTGGTTCGACGAGAACTGGAACGCGCAGCTCACGTCGCCCGAGTGGAAGAAGGCGATCAACTTCTACGTGAACCTGCTGAAGAAGAACGGGCCGCCGGGCGCGAGCTCGAACGGCTTCAACGAGAACCTGACGCTCACCGCGTCGGGCAAGTGCGCGATGTGGATCGACGCGACGGTCGCCGCCGGCATGCTGTACAACAAGCAGCAGTCGCAGGTCGCGGACAGGATCGGCTTCGCGGCGGCGCCGGTGGCCGTCACGCCGAAGGGCTCGCATTGGCTGTGGGCGTGGGCGCTCGCGATTCCGAAGACATCGAAGCAGCAGGACGCGGCGAAGAAGTTCGTCACGTGGGCGACGTCGAAGCAGTACGTCGAGATGGTCGGCAAGGACGAGGGCTGGGCGTCGGTGCCGCCGGGCACGCGCCAGTCGACCTATCAGCGCGCCGAGTACAAGGCCGCCGCGCCGTTCTCCGATTTCGTGCTGAAGGCGATCCAGACCGCCGATCCGACCGATCCGTCGCTGAAGAAGGTGCCGTACACGGGCGTCCAGTACGTCGGGATTCCTGAATTCCAGTCGTTCGGCACGGTGGTCGGCCAGGCGATCGCGGGGGCGGTCGCGGGCCAGATGAGCGTCGATCAGGCGCTCGCCGCGGGGCAGGCGGCGGCCGACCGCGCGGTGCGCCAGGCCGGCTACCGGAAGTGA
- a CDS encoding D-tagatose-bisphosphate aldolase, class II, non-catalytic subunit encodes MRSVSTVAERPRASDHAQLLREIFDANRAGRASGIYSVCSAHRLVLEAAFEAARADESPLLVEATCNQVNHRGGYTGMTPADFRRDVDALARDAGFPAQALILGGDHLGPNPWRHLAARDAMREARAMVAAYVGAGFTKIHLDASMACADDAAPLSDETIAERAAQLCAAAEEAAAVAGVSPVYVIGTEVPTPGGEVSAAATGTANDADDEANRPACDARDVHGEAADGGGAFSQIEVTRADSVSATLAAHRDAFARRGLQHAWSRVIAIVAQPGVDFDDRRVLDYDPARAAALGASILRTPPLVFEAHSTDYQTEGALAALVRDHFAILKVGPALTFALREALFALTYIEDALFDDASKRSQLRDVIDAAMRERPEYWAPYYRGDALAQRIARQFSYSDRIRYYWLQPAVAAALERLFDNLARRAPPETLVAQWLPDVYAACRRGALAREPVAWVRHRVRDVISRYARACGMQQSA; translated from the coding sequence ATGCGCAGCGTGAGCACGGTCGCCGAACGCCCGCGCGCGAGCGACCACGCGCAGTTGCTGCGCGAGATCTTCGACGCGAATCGCGCGGGCCGCGCGAGCGGCATCTATTCGGTATGCAGCGCGCATCGCCTCGTGCTCGAAGCGGCGTTCGAAGCGGCGCGCGCCGACGAATCGCCGCTGCTCGTCGAGGCGACCTGCAATCAGGTCAATCATCGCGGCGGCTATACCGGGATGACGCCCGCGGATTTCCGGCGCGACGTCGACGCGCTCGCGCGCGACGCGGGCTTTCCGGCGCAGGCGCTGATTCTCGGCGGCGATCATCTCGGCCCGAATCCGTGGCGGCATCTCGCCGCGCGCGATGCGATGCGCGAGGCGCGGGCGATGGTCGCCGCGTACGTCGGCGCGGGCTTCACGAAGATCCATCTCGACGCGAGCATGGCGTGCGCGGACGACGCCGCGCCGCTGTCCGACGAGACGATCGCCGAGCGCGCCGCGCAGTTGTGCGCGGCCGCCGAGGAAGCGGCGGCCGTGGCGGGCGTATCGCCCGTCTACGTGATCGGCACCGAGGTGCCGACGCCGGGCGGCGAGGTGAGCGCGGCGGCAACGGGCACGGCCAACGATGCGGACGACGAAGCGAATCGGCCGGCGTGCGATGCGCGCGATGTGCACGGCGAGGCGGCCGATGGCGGCGGCGCGTTTTCGCAGATCGAAGTCACGCGCGCCGACAGCGTGAGCGCGACGCTCGCCGCGCACCGCGACGCCTTCGCGCGGCGCGGCTTGCAGCATGCATGGTCGCGCGTGATCGCGATCGTCGCGCAGCCGGGCGTCGATTTCGACGATCGCCGCGTGCTCGACTACGATCCGGCGCGCGCGGCCGCGCTCGGCGCGAGCATCCTGCGCACGCCGCCGCTCGTGTTCGAAGCGCATTCGACCGACTATCAGACGGAAGGCGCGCTCGCCGCGCTCGTGCGCGATCACTTCGCGATCCTGAAGGTCGGGCCGGCGCTGACGTTCGCGCTGCGCGAGGCGCTGTTCGCGCTGACCTACATCGAGGACGCGCTCTTCGACGACGCGTCCAAGCGCTCGCAACTGCGCGACGTGATCGACGCGGCGATGCGCGAGCGCCCCGAATACTGGGCGCCGTATTACCGCGGCGACGCGCTCGCGCAGCGGATCGCGCGCCAGTTCAGCTACAGTGACCGGATTCGCTATTACTGGCTGCAGCCCGCGGTCGCGGCGGCGCTCGAGCGCCTTTTCGACAACCTCGCGCGCCGCGCGCCGCCCGAGACGCTCGTCGCGCAATGGCTGCCCGACGTGTACGCGGCATGCCGGCGCGGCGCGCTCGCGCGCGAGCCCGTCGCGTGGGTGCGCCACCGGGTCCGGGACGTGATCTCGCGCTACGCGCGCGCGTGCGGGATGCAGCAAAGCGCTTGA